From the Brassica napus cultivar Da-Ae chromosome A8, Da-Ae, whole genome shotgun sequence genome, one window contains:
- the LOC106359890 gene encoding low-temperature-induced 65 kDa protein-like, with protein sequence MDSQAQLHRAHGHHQAEEPIRIHHPEEEEHHEKGAAKVLKKAKEKAKKIKKALTKHGHGHGHEQELHGGAPARGKGHHISDPVEEEFFPDPMKEEIVPPGKKFVPVVSSSHSTKPSGRVKGAEASISRDGYGNKVISMVTPVYEKVKGTGAIVMKKLPFSGHGTGTKMENQQGQDKGISAKEYLKEKLSPGEEDKALSAVVAEKLHLGGDKSGSVPVQNRFR encoded by the exons ATGGATTCGCAAGCGCAGTTGCACCGTGCTCATGGTCACCATCAAGCAGAGGAACCGATTAGGATTCACCATCCAG AGGAAGAGGAGCATCATGAGAAAGGAGCAGCAAAAGTTCTGAAGAAAGCCAAGGAAAAAGCAAAGAAGATAAAGAAAGCTCTTACCAAACATGGTCATGGTCATGGTCATGAACAAGAACTCCACGGTGGTGCACCAG CACGAGGAAAAGGTCACCACATTTCGGACCCGGTGGAAGAAGAGTTCTTTCCGGACCCGATGAAAGAGGAGATAGTGCCTCCAGGCAAGAAGTTTGTTCCTGTCGTGTCCTCTTCCCACAGTACTAAACCCTCTGGCCGCGTAAAAGGAGCTGAAGCTTCGATCTCCCGTGATGGATACGGGAATAAGGTTATATCTATGGTGACTCCAGTTTACGAGAAGGTCAAAGGGACAGGAGCTATCGTGATGAAGAAGCTTCCTTTCTCCGGGCACGGAACCGGTACAAAGATGGAGAACCAGCAAGGACAAGACAAGGGCATCTCAGCCAAAGAATACTTAAAGGAGAAACTGAGTCCTGGAGAGGAAGATAAGGCTTTGTCGGCGGTGGTCGCTGAGAAACTTCATCTCGGAGGTGACAAGAGTGGCTCTGTGCCTGTGCAGAATAGATTCCGGTAA
- the LOC106359889 gene encoding actin-depolymerizing factor-like isoform X2, which produces MANAASGMAVEDNCKLKFLELKKRTHRFIIFRIDGQQVVVEKLGSPQETYDDFTASLPADECRYAVFDFDFTTNENCQKSKIFFIAWSPDSSRVRMKMVYASSKDRFKRELDGIQVELQATDPSEMSFDIIKSRAL; this is translated from the exons atG GCGAACGCGGCATCGGGGATGGCAGTGGAGGACAACTGCAAGCTGAAGTTCTTGGAGCTAAAGAAAAGAACACATCGGTTCATAATATTCAGGATAGACGGGCAGCAAGTGGTGGTTGAAAAGTTGGGAAGCCCGCAGGAGACTTACGACGACTTCACCGCTTCCCTCCCTGCCGACGAGTGCCGCTATGCGGTTTTCGATTTCGATTTTACCACCAATGAAAATTGCCAGAAGAGCAAAATCTTCTTCATAGCATG GTCACCGGATTCATCTAGAGTGAGGATGAAGATGGTGTATGCAAGCTCCAAGGATAGATTCAAGAGAGAATTGGACGGCATTCAGGTGGAGTTACAAGCCACTGATCCTAGCGAGATGAGCTTCGACATTATCAAAAGCCGAGCTCTCTAG
- the LOC106361336 gene encoding pre-mRNA cleavage factor Im 25 kDa subunit 2-like produces MAMSQVVNTYPLSNYSFGTKEPKLEKDTSVADRLARMKINYMKEGMRTSVDAILLVQEHNHPHILLLQIGNTFCKLPGGRLKPGENEVEGLKRKLTSKLGGNSAALVPDWKVGECVATWWRPNFETMMYPYCPPHITKPKECKRLYIVHLSEKEYFAVPKNLKLLAVPLFELYDNVQRYGPVISTIPQQLSRFHFNMISS; encoded by the exons ATGGCTATGTCTCAGGTGGTGAACACGTACCCGCTTTCGAACTACAGCTTCGGAACTAAAGAACCGAAGCTCGAAAAGGACACCTCCGTCGCCGACCGTCTCGCTCGTATGAAAATCAA CTATATGAAAGAGGGTATGAGGACTAGCGTTGATGCGATTCTGCTG GTACAAGAACACAACCATCCTCACATACTTCTCCTGCAAATTGGTAACACATTCTGCAAGCTTCCAGGTGGACGCCTGAAGCCTGGAGAAAACG AAGTTGAAGGCTTGAAAAGAAAATTGACTAGTAAGCTTGGAGGCAACTCGGCTGCTCTTGTACCTGACTGGAAG GTAGGAGAATGTGTTGCGACGTGGTGGCGTCCAAACTTTGAGACCATGATGTACCCATATTGCCCTCCTCACATAACGAAGCCAAag GAATGCAAGAGACTTTACATTGTTCACTTGTCTGAGAAAGAGTACTTTGCAGTGCCCAAAAACTTGAAGCTCTTGGCCGTCCCTTTGTTCGAACTCTACGACAATGTTCag AGATATGGTCCCGTGATATCGACCATTCCTCAACAGCTATCCAGATTCCATTTCAACATGATTAGTTCGTGA
- the LOC106361335 gene encoding probable transcriptional regulator SLK1, translated as MNKPGVDSTTDGAGHEALNMQRNSGINNMRIPTPTPMSFSSNNINIPGSLVIDGSASMQQHLSQQQQQQAGQSSVPMRENDYSHVDKKPRIEVKQEGMLQQQIFQQLIQRQDPTGRNTQLQALLQQQRLRQQQQILQSMSPSQRLQLQQQQQQLRQQLQQPGGTQQQIPPNVRPYDVGVCARKMMMYLYHLQQRPAENCISYWRKFVAEYFSPRAKQRLCLSQYESAGHHALGMFQQAAPDMWQCDLCSTKSGKGFEATFDVLARLIEIKFASGIIDELLYLDHPREHRFTNGLMMLEYRKAVQETVHEQFRVVREGHLRIIFSQDLKILTWEFCARRHEELLLRRLIAPQVNQLLQVAQKCQNTISESGSEGVSQQDLQSNSNMVLGAGRQLAKFMELQSLNDLGYPKRYIRTLQISEVVKSMKDLMNFTGEHKVGPIEGLRRLLEQTATSKLQRQKVQEMEHMGNSGAMNGSAQAQMALTPGTMNGLIGNNNNNNSSNSNNHHQLVGRGAMNGSAQAAAALTNYQSMLMRQNAMNNSNSNAVKEEGFSTQNPTQSPSSSSHQRQNLATPGFPSSPQMQQQQQQQRNMNGPPHHLQPPHSHGNNQGQQMLNQLLQEISENGPSLQQQQAFSGQSGGGNNNAERNPAASTSSISGGGGRVPSRNNSFKAVVSNNNNHHLPEDLSIPELSHDFSEDAFFNNSDIYGSL; from the exons ATGAACAAACCGGGGGTCGATTCGACGACAGATGGTGCTGGCCATGAAGCTCTAAATATGCAGAGGAACAGTGGCATCAACAACATGCGTATCCCAACGCCAACACCAATGTCCTTCTCCTCAAACAACATCAACATCCCCGGTTCTTTGGTTATTGACGGCTCTGCTTCAATGCAGCAGCACTTGTCTCAGCAACAGCAACAGCAAGCAGGGCAGAGCTCGGTTCCAATGAGGGAAAACGATTATTCCCACGTGGATAAGAAGCCTAGGATAGAGGTGAAGCAAGAGGGTATGCTGCAGCAGCAGATTTTTCAGCAGCTGATCCAGCGTCAGGACCCCACGGGAAGGAACACGCAGCTGCAAGCTTTGCTTCAGCAGCAGAGGCTGAGGCAACAGCAGCAGATTCTTCAGTCCATGTCACCCTCTCAGAGACTCCAgttgcagcagcagcagcagcagctgaGGCAGCAGTTACAGCAACCAGGAGGGACTCAGCAGCAGATCCCTCCTAATGTGCGTCCTTATGACGTTGGCGTGTGTGCTCGGAAAATGATGATGTACTTGTATCATCTACAGCAACGTCCTGCC gaaaATTGCATTAGCTATTGGAGGAAGTTTGTGGCGGAGTACTTCTCACCTCGTGCAAAGCAAAGGTTGTGCTTGTCACAGTACGAAAGTGCTGGACACCATGCGCTTGGCATGTTTCAGCAAGCAGCTCCG GATATGTGGCAGTGTGATCTCTGCAGCACCAAATCTGGAAAAGGCTTTG AGGCAACTTTCGACGTGCTTGCCAGACTGATTGAAATCAAATTTGCGAGTGGAATCATTGACGAGCTCTTGTATCTGGACCATCCAAGAGAACACAGATTTACCAATGGACTGATGATGTTAGAGTACAGAAAAGCAGTTCAGGAAACTGTACACGAGCAGTTTCGCGTTGTCCGTGAGGGCCATCTTCGCATCATATTCTCTCAAGATTTGAAG ATACTTACTTGGGAGTTTTGTGCTCGGCGTCATGAAGAACTTCTTCTCCGCAGACTTATTGCTCCACAG GTGAACCAGTTGCTTCAGGTTGCACAGAAATGTCAGAACACCATCTCGGAGAGTGGGTCAGAGGGAGTTTCTCAGCAGGATCTACAGTCAAACAGTAACAT GGTCTTGGGAGCAGGAAGGCAGCTGGCGAAGTTTATGGAGTTACAGTCGCTGAATGATCTTGGCTATCCAAAAAGATATATCAGAACTCTACAG ATATCTGAAGTTGTCAAGAGCATGAAGGACCTGATGAATTTCACTGGCGAGCACAAAGTTGGCCCAATTG AGGGGTTAAGGCGGCTTTTGGAACAGACAGCGACGTCAAAGCTCCAGAGACAGAAAGTGCAGGAGATGGAGCATATGGGGAATAGTGGAGCTATGAATGGGTCAGCTCAAGCTCAGATGGCGCTGACTCCAGGAACAATGAACGGCCTAAttggcaacaacaacaacaacaacagctcCAACTCCAACAATCACCATCAACTTGTTGGTCGCGGAGCTATGAATGGCTCTGCTCAAGCAGCAGCAGCTCTGACCAACTACCAAAGCATGCTTATGAGGCAAAACGCTATGAATAACTCAAACTCAAATGCGGTCAAAGAAGAGGGGTTCTCTACTCAGAACCCAACCCAGAGCCCATCTTCTTCCTCCCATCAGAGGCAGAACTTAGCAACGCCTGGATTCCCCAGCTCTCCCCAGATgcaacagcagcagcagcagcagcgcAACATGAATGGCCCTCCTCATCACTTGCAACCACCCCATTCACATGGCAACAACCAGGGGCAGCAGATGCTTAATCAGCTGTTACAGGAGATATCTGAAAACGGACCGAGTTTGCAACAGCAACAAGCCTTTTCAGGTCAGAGTGGTGGTGGCAACAATAACGCAGAGAGAAACCCAGCTGCCTCCACTTCCAGCATCTCAGGAGGAGGAGGCCGAGTTCCGAGCCGCAACAACAGTTTCAAAGCAGTCGTCTCAAACAACAACAATCATCATTTGCCAGAAGATTTATCAATCCCAGAACTATCTCATGATTTCTCAGAAGACGCCTTCTTCAACAACAGTGATATTTATGGTAGCTTGTAG
- the LOC106359889 gene encoding actin-depolymerizing factor-like isoform X1, whose amino-acid sequence MNEKANAASGMAVEDNCKLKFLELKKRTHRFIIFRIDGQQVVVEKLGSPQETYDDFTASLPADECRYAVFDFDFTTNENCQKSKIFFIAWSPDSSRVRMKMVYASSKDRFKRELDGIQVELQATDPSEMSFDIIKSRAL is encoded by the exons ATGAATGAAAAGGCGAACGCGGCATCGGGGATGGCAGTGGAGGACAACTGCAAGCTGAAGTTCTTGGAGCTAAAGAAAAGAACACATCGGTTCATAATATTCAGGATAGACGGGCAGCAAGTGGTGGTTGAAAAGTTGGGAAGCCCGCAGGAGACTTACGACGACTTCACCGCTTCCCTCCCTGCCGACGAGTGCCGCTATGCGGTTTTCGATTTCGATTTTACCACCAATGAAAATTGCCAGAAGAGCAAAATCTTCTTCATAGCATG GTCACCGGATTCATCTAGAGTGAGGATGAAGATGGTGTATGCAAGCTCCAAGGATAGATTCAAGAGAGAATTGGACGGCATTCAGGTGGAGTTACAAGCCACTGATCCTAGCGAGATGAGCTTCGACATTATCAAAAGCCGAGCTCTCTAG